The following proteins are encoded in a genomic region of Cytophagia bacterium CHB2:
- a CDS encoding nucleotidyltransferase family protein, which yields MNAIALSRLLSYGNESPLDRILAELSLPAVEWQEILRQSRRHSVAPLLYHRLKQADAGSVLPVEVWGKLQSLYLRSAAINGSLYRDLAEALTCLQASGIAVIILKGGYLARHVYDNIALRPMGDFDLLVKEADLLRANDLLVELGYRVSRNADTEALIAKYYHLPPLIKAGKIPASIELHWKLERPSARFEIDTEELWRRAQPAAFGEARASALCPEDLLLHLCIHASYHHQFRFGLRSLCDIAEIIRHYHSRLDWEQLRERAEEWGVTKCVYLTLRLTNKLLEANVPHDVLQHLRPKELRHSFVAMSEAFTLGDIGDPFIFRKFGSLWKNGRWRDKLMIVKNSALPAQKTMAR from the coding sequence ATGAATGCAATCGCGCTGTCTCGGCTTTTATCCTACGGCAATGAATCACCGCTGGACCGAATTTTGGCGGAGCTTTCACTCCCAGCAGTCGAGTGGCAGGAAATCCTGCGGCAATCCCGCCGGCATAGTGTTGCGCCGTTGCTGTACCATCGTTTGAAACAGGCTGATGCCGGCTCTGTGCTTCCGGTTGAGGTGTGGGGTAAGCTGCAATCACTGTATTTGCGCAGCGCGGCAATCAATGGCAGCTTGTATCGTGATCTCGCTGAAGCGCTCACGTGTTTGCAGGCCAGCGGCATTGCCGTGATCATCCTCAAAGGCGGTTATCTGGCCCGGCATGTTTATGACAACATCGCGTTGCGGCCGATGGGTGATTTCGATCTGCTGGTCAAAGAAGCTGATCTTCTGAGAGCCAATGATCTTCTGGTCGAACTCGGCTATCGCGTCAGTCGAAACGCCGACACAGAAGCGCTGATCGCAAAATACTATCACCTCCCGCCGCTCATCAAAGCCGGTAAGATACCTGCTAGCATCGAGCTGCATTGGAAATTGGAGAGGCCCTCGGCCCGTTTTGAGATTGACACCGAGGAGTTGTGGCGCCGGGCGCAGCCGGCTGCTTTCGGAGAAGCGCGCGCCTCAGCGCTTTGTCCGGAAGACTTGTTGCTGCATTTGTGCATACATGCTTCCTATCATCATCAATTCCGCTTCGGCTTGCGTTCGCTCTGCGACATCGCCGAAATCATTCGGCATTACCACAGCCGGCTTGATTGGGAGCAATTACGCGAGCGCGCTGAGGAATGGGGCGTGACAAAATGTGTGTATTTGACCTTGCGTCTTACTAACAAGCTTTTGGAAGCAAATGTACCGCACGACGTTTTGCAGCACCTCAGGCCTAAGGAACTGAGACACAGCTTCGTAGCCATGAGTGAGGCGTTTACGTTGGGAGATATTGGCGATCCGTTCATCTTTCGCAAGTTCGGTTCGCTTTGGAAAAACGGACGATGGCGGGATAAACTGATGATCGTGAAAAACAGCGCCCTGCCGGCGCAGAAGACGATGGCGAGAT